taattaattgattgtcttggatccggataattagttgattgggtaatctattgtcaattagggcattaaatccgtaattgtttaattgctctaaaatagtgacaactggcatgattgggtttgtgtcaggggaacacgcgagctaatctaaaataaccctggtagtgcgttatttgattagaatagggctcctctaatacgtaaggcaattggagaattaaattctatgggcgtacctaggattatttctcaattagagcagtgattaacgggcgtaccttaattatcgacacagtaaggaggggttgactgtcatcgcttgtttggcagttataacctatttattagtaaataattggaattgcctttgcttatcgatgatcaattaggtgaaccattgctgaagttattccttggctagatccttaattatcattcatttgattttagtaatttgttatttaagttttagtagtttcttagattttatttgaacttcttttattgtcaccttctgcataaaaacacccccttgtcactgtgaatttgaaaagaaacaattactcccaatccctgtggattcgaccctgctcaccactatctacagaaattacttttagtttgagcaggtatttattattgcacaggcttcgacaacctgtcaatttttggcgccgttgccggggactggtgtcagattaatttgtttctttttgagttcacctTGTTctcatttttaatttatttttctcttatttttttatatattttttttatagtttatggctgctaacattccatattttgatgatagactggactttgttcctgaatggggttatgagactcatatttttcctaatgatcaatgggctgttgcaaattgtgaaaCTTATTTTGACTCAAGTTATTCAACTGACACatgccccgcatttcaagataatctaagtgctccaattgatacttttggagatttttcaccccaatatcaaacgcagcatgacccttattcaaacgggtatgatcaaggatggtgggataatttcaattttgattatgcgacggggccaatggattttcaacagcaagagtcttaGCAATCATCCTccgtgtcaggtatgtctcttgaagaaatgatggAATTACTAATTGCTAATACAAatcgatttcatcaggagacacaagcgctaaatcgatttcatcagaagacacaagCGAGCCTTCGTGACCTGGCGGATCAAATGCGTCAATTGACATCCAGGATAGAGCGATTAGCTCctcaaatggaagaattgcccgcacaaaccaatatcaatcttgaggaagatgagagtgcaattgtccggccaaatgacatggaactgcaagagtttcaagaaaacggatttaaagatgcagttgaaaaggaagctgaagtgcaagaaatgagactCCAAGATCAACtcgttcaagtgaatgaatccagtgaacaatctccaaatgcggtgacatcttctccactccttaatcaatattttcctgactccTATTCTTCAACTCCTGTTATtgaaattgactttattataccagaaaatttaaaatttcatgacaggaataagttaagagtggagatggcaaaatatcttgaaccaatGAATGCAAGTGAGGGAGGAGTGAATGGAGAATGTAAATTATCATCGACTCGTTTGGCGCTAttcactagtccatggaagcccgtagCTCGTATGCTCAAGGATTattctatttacgagggttatcaggactatatagaggatgaagtAGTAagacgagccacaagattttatcctccatgagcaaaacatgataatgtctagccaaagacattaaagaaaggcgctccttgggaggcaacccaattgttccttttaattgtttgttcaTTTTCGTGTGGTAGTTTAGATGTATTGTCCTTGAATTCGACTGATtttgggtttcaattttcgtttttgctgatttataggtgcccttcagtcatgacgcgcccgcgtggtGATGTGCAGGAATCTCATAATcagaaacttctgggagctctcttgccctcatgacgcgcccgcgtcacgttcgcgggaaaggtaaggattcaaaaaaaaaaattcttttaaccGTAGctacctcttttcttttttgttacaaaagaaaacaaataaaaaataaaataaaaataaaaaaattttgaaaaaaataaaaaaataaaaaagaaaaaaagaggaagtaaTACGGAATCAAAAGGAagaatttttctttctctttaacCGTAGCTAGTCCTTGACTTGTCAacgtaaaaacaaaaaaaaaaatcctttctttttctttcttctttctttcttttctttctttcttcttctttctcttttctttctttcttctcccctgtttctttttcctctctgtCGGCCGAGCACACCTCATGCCCGCCGCCATCTCCTTCACCCGCGACCAACGCCTAGCGCGTCGCCACCTCTGCCCCAGCTCACCTCCACCGCACACCAGAGCTCCGACCAGCTCACTCCCTCTCCTCGCTCCTCGCATCTTCACCTGCGCACGCTGCCGCCGCTTCCTCCACCTAGCCATGCCAAGCAGCCGCGCGCCGCCGCTACTGGAGCTCGCGTGTCTTGTACCTCTTCGCTCCTCTGCTCCTCGCACGCCTCACTCCACCTCACCTATTGTCCGCACGGAGACCGCAACCTGCCCTCGCGCCCTCCCTCTTCTCTTCGCAACTCCCACCTCGCCGCCCGAACTGCTGGCAGCCACGCGACGGCCACGCACAGCTCCGCACGCCACCACTGCAGCTCTTCCCACAGAACATGCCTGCCGCCGCTCCCCACCTGTGCGTCGGAAGCTCCTGTCCGCGACCAAGCCGCAGCGCCACCGGCCTTCCCCCTTGCAGCACCATCGCTCCGTATAGTTGTCAAGGTGGAGGTATTCCTTTAACTCCTGCTCTTTAACGTATCCAGAAACTCTTGTTGGTGACTTTGCAAATTCGAGTGCGTGGACAACTTTTGTGATCAATTGTGACCCACTCTGCTGCTTTATTACTGAGTAACTTGAGGTCAGTTGTGGAGATTAATTTGGGTATCGTCTGCTTGGATCGTCTATTGCCACTTTAGTGGGGCTATTCCTGCTTTCGTTTGTCTGATTGGGAGGCTTCTATGCCTTTTACATTGCTTATTCAAGTTGGGTGCATCTACGTGAATTGCTTGAATATTCTGCTTGAATAGTTACTCTCGCTGAGGTTTCTATTGAGATTTCGGTTGAAGTAATTTGGAAATTGTATGTTGAGTTGGGAGACCTGTGCCACATGATTTACTTGCTGTTGTTGCTAGTTTCAAATTGATCTATTGGGGGGGCAGTCTGGCTGTCGAAAGTTGGGTATTTGTATTTCTTGGTGGGTGAATACTTATTTGGGGGTTTTTGCTTTACTACTGCTCTACTCTGCTATAGCAATTTCATTGATTTTGGACTACGTTTTACCCCAGTGGTACTGGTGGGGTGATTGGACCTCAATTGGGTACTTCTATTTGGTTGGCTAAGTGATTATTGTCCAAGCCCTGAGCTGTTATCTTTGAAATTGCTGATTTTGGGTTGCGACTTCTACTGGCCAACTGGAGCCATTTGTTGAGTATTTGGGTGAGCTGAAATATTGTTTGTTAAATTGGGAGGCTTCTATACCCTCTACATTGCTTATTCCAGTTCAGTGCATGCCAGTTGAAATATTGTTTGTTGACTCATTTACGAACTTATTTGTTTCCTGCGTTTGTTTATTGACTTCGGTGGACTGGGTTCCCACCTACGGTTCCTCTACTTGCTCTATTCATTGGAATTCTAGTCGCCTGTTGCTCTTCTTTAGAGATTTAGAATCTTTCTTGTGACTAGATTAACACTTGGGGTTATTGCTTTACTACTGATCTGCTTTGCTATAGCAATCTCATTGATTTTGAATTGCGATTTGCACCAATGGTAAGGGTGCGAGTACTTGTTAACTCTATTTGGTTAGAGATCTGATTGACCGCCAAGGGCTTGTGACTGCGCTGCTATTACTAAAGTCCTGAACTGATATTGCTGGATTTAGCACATTATTGGAGACTTTGTTGAGATTTGGGTGGACAGAGTTTGGCATTTGCTGGTTGACTTGATGTCTCACCACATCGGTGCCCCTCCGCTGTTCCCGCCGACCCCTTAGCCACTCGAGAGGGAAGTTTCATTgtccttttcactttaattgctttattccctccattgaggacaatgtaggatctaggtgtgggggggacaGCTATACTAgttctttatttttagtttgttatttgtccACCTCTCgttcattttttcttctttttagtgaTTGGCTCGTAAGTACATGCCaaggtttgatgttggattattgcctctatttctacttttgccaagttttaataataaaagggtaccaagttaatgtggttgaatccaaaaacatctctttggtgaatatcaatgattattttactcttataatttttggttaactatcctaggcatagggaatgattattggcattttcatgtgaattggtccggttattaaccttagttctccatgtttgaaaatgaggctagctgatgcaagttttcttttggttcttgtgttatattgagtttttatgatttttagctatgaataaacttgactgtactccgctattagttactactgagtaaccggggatctgcacctaaaagtgttgattctcacgtcaaaaggtagtagttCTTATGAGTACGTAGCcacgtggcgatagaagctgagtaaccgggctccttcatctggccaatgttggagttcgcgtcaaaaggctcaaatggctagcgactaaatcttttgttactattgaaaaaagaatcaaaaaaaaaaagaagaaagagaaaagtagaaaaaaatgtgaaaaaaaaagtgaaggttgtgttagtgtgtaatgaaagtcagcttgccgaattatggatttaatgttgagattttggttaatagttgaaccatttgctgataaatgttatgcgttattccttcttcttagattagttaacatgaaattagaggagtttatggtttagaagctaaccaggagtgatgtttcttggacttgaccattgatgcttgattattatttttcttggtatcttggcaatttggtgGATAGAGCAGTGGCCattatcaaattttggtgttcGTTTACTACtcttatgcttgaggacaagcatggtttaggtgtgggggaaattgataggttgcaattttatcatttattttattattaattctcCCTATTATCTGACctaatgtggattaattgttagattctactcacttttgatattttacatttatttcagggagtagaacgaaaatatgataacaagtgccaatttaACAAGAAAAGAGTCCAAGTAATAGAGCTTATCccaggggcatttttggaaaagGAACACTGCAACCCAATTTGGTAATTACCGCAAAGGCTAGGACGGCTGGAGGGTTTTCTTCTTGCTGGTGGGCCGCCGCAGAGAAGGGTCACTTTTGGATTGCTTTTGTTGACTTTTCTCTTATGGGCTTTTGGCTTAATCTTCAATTCTCGTATGTAAAAAGAGGGAATGAGCACTACTGGAGGGGTGGGTGGCTTTACACTTTGACTTGGCCGTTTTCCGTCTTTTAGTAGTTGCTCCTGCGCAAGTCAGGAGCACTGCTCGGATGGAGGagcttttgacttttcctttcatCTGGAGTtgttacttttcttttcttttcgataGGAGTAGACAAGGGATGAACTAAATCCCTTTGtctagtcaagaaacaacgGAAGCTTTGGCTTGCctgaaattgtgagatcgatttaattttatctttttcttttatttattggtattcgcatattctttgattgctatgcttatggttatttaattaattgattatcttggatccggataattagttgattgggtaatctattgtcaattagggcattaaatccgtaattgtttaattgctctaaaatagtgacaactggcatgattgggtttatgtcaggggaacacgcgagctaatctaaaataaccctggtagtgcgttatttgattagaatagggctcctttaatacgtaaggcaattagggaattaaattctatgggcgtacctaggattatttctcaattagagcagtgattaacgggcgtaccttaatcatcgacacagtaaggaggggttgactgtcatcgcttgtttggcagttataacctatttattagtaaataattggaattgcctttgcttatcgatgatcaattaggtgaaccattgctgaagttattccttggctagatccttaattatcattcatttgattttagtaatttgttatttaagttttagtagtttcttagattttatttgaacttCTTTTATTGTCACCTTCTGCATAAAAACACacccttgtcactgtgaatttgaaaagaaacaattactcccaatccctgtggattcgaccctgctcaccactatctacagaaattacttttagtttgagcagatatttattattgcacaggcttcgacaacctgtcagaACCAAGAGGTCTCCCACGCTTCAGGCGTGCTTTAGATACATTAGCACTTGTGATTTGTCTTTCAGggacatttattttaattgaaacatTTTCAGCAGGAATATGTGATTTGGTGACTCTTCTGGAGTCACTAAATGCATCCGGCAATTGATTTGCAATATTTTGCAAATGTATGATCCTTTGAGCTTCTAGTTCACATTCTTTTGTACAAGGATCCAGGAAATCTAATGAAATTTTCCAAATGATTTCCTTTTtaggaattttcttttttagttgaTCTTTTCCTCCCCCTAATGTCGGGAAATGTGATTCATCAAAATGACAATCTGCAAATCTTGCAGTAAATAAATCACCTGTCAATGGTTCTATATACTTAATAATTGAAGGTGATTCATATCTGACATATATCCCCAATTTTCTTTGGGGCCCAATTTGCGATGTTGGGGTGGTGCAATTGGAACATAAACTGCACAACCAAATATTCGtaaatgtgaaatatttggctCATAACCAAAAGTCAATTGTAGGGGAGAATAAGTATGATAACTTGTCGACCTAATCCTCATAAATGTTGCTGCATGTAATATAGCATGTCCCCAAGCAGATGAATGAAGCTTAGACCTCATCAACAATGGtctagcaattaattgaagccTTTTAATAAATGACTCGGTTAGATCATTTTGTGTGTGAACATAGGCTACAGGATGTTCAACAGTTATTCCAATGGACATGCAATACTCGTCAAAAGCATGTGACGAATATTCACCAGCATTATCTAGACGAATTTTCTTTATTGGATAATCTGGAAATTGTGCTCGCAACTTAATTATTTGAGCGAGCAATCTCGCAAACGCCAGGTTGCGAGTAGATAATAAACATACATGTGACCATCTCGTTGATGCATCAATTAGCACCATAAAATATCAAAATGGTCCACATGGTGGATCTACAGGTCCACATATATCACCATGAATTCGTTCTAGAAATGTAGGGGATTCAGTCCCAGCTTTAACTTGTGATgttctaataattaattttccttGGGAGCAAGCAACATAGGAGAATTCATTTGCTTTTaatatcttttgatttttcaatgaGTGGCCATGCGAATTTTTGATTATTCGTCTCATCATTATAGATTCAGGATATCCGAGACGATCATGCCAAATTATAAAATCATTGGGATGAATAGACTTCTGGTCTACTAAATGATGAATTTCAACTGCACTAATTTGTGCATAATATAAATCAGAAGAAAGTGAAGGTAATTTTTCTAATACACATTTCTCCCTAGAAATGGTATTTGTaattaataaaacttcaccatttGTCTCATTTATTGTCTCGATGTGATATCCATTTTGGCGGATATCTCTAAAACTCAATAAATTTCTTCGAGACTTGGGAGAGAGTAGTGCATTATTTATGACAATTTTAGTTCCTTCAGGGAGAAATAGAATGGCTCTTCCGGAATCTTCAATCAATTTTGCATTACCACTGATGGTATTAACATTTGTCTCTcccattttcaaataaaaaaaatattttttaattttcaatataGTGTGCGTGGTAGCACTATCAATGTGACAAATGtcatcatcattattatttaattccaaatatttgatattcatttctttttcaggaagaaaatttcaaacaaaaataaagatTACTAAAGATGcgaaaataaatattaaatagAAAGAAAATTACATGAAAGATATAAAGTATCATAAAATATCTAAACAATCATAGGATATTTGTTGACATCTTCAGGATGTTCAAAGAAATCAGCTACATTGAGGTGTGTCATATCAGCATCATCACCATCATCATAATCATTCTTTTGGTCGATAACATTTGTCTCGAcatttttgtctttctttttcaaagatGCTTGATAAAGGTCAACAAGGTGGTCAGCCGTACAACAGGTACGGGACCAATGACCTTCCATGCCACACCGAtagcatttttcttcataatttttcttttctccatttttctgaTCGTAGTTATTATTCCTCTTTTGAGAAATATTTTGTTGTTTGCCGTGGTTGTAATTTTCACGGGGCACAAATCTACTACGATCAcgtccacggccacgaccacgtccacggCCTCCTCCACGGCTACCTctacggccacgtccacgacctcgaccagaattttgaaattgagtcGCATTCGCTTCAGGGAATGGACTTGCACCAGTTGGTCGGGACTCATgatttttcaacaataattcattattttgttcaaCCAAGAGAAGACATGCGATAAgttcagaatattttttaaatccttTCTCTCGATATTGCTGCTGCAGGAGCATGTTAGAGACATGAAAAGTAGAAAATGTCTTCTCTAACATATCTTCATCAGTGACTTTTTCGCCACTTAATGATAATTGAGAAGTAATTCTGAATATGACTGAATTATATTCGTTGACAGATTTAAAATCTTGTAGCCGTAAGTGAAGCCAATCATATCGGGCTTTTGGAAGAACGATCAACTTCAGGTGGTCGAATCTTTCTTTCAAATCTCTCCGAAGGACAAGAGGATCTTTAACAGTAAGATACTCTATTTTTAATCCTTCATCTAAATGATGACGAAGGAAAATCATAGCTTTGGCACGGTCTTGGTTTGAagattcatttttttcaataatagtATTATCAAGACCCATTGCCTCAAGATGAATTTCAACATCTGATACTtatgataaataatttttttcagaaATATTAAGAGGTACGAACTCTTGTTTTGGAAGATTAgtcataagaaattaaaatatatttataagttAGAAATTTACCTCAATATGTAGTCAAAAGTTGTTCGAGAAAATACCCAATTGTTGATTCGAAATTGGTAGAATCTCGACAGTCTTGTGATTCACAATTGCTCAGAAATAGAGTCTCGTACTGATAACGTATTATAAAACTAATGAAATAACAAGATGTggggtaaaataaaataaggagaAGCCGATAAAAGTAGAGAACTATATTTCTTCTATTCACACCAAAACAATCAAGAATGCACATCTATTTATAGATACACTGAGGGGTTATAAATTAATTGTATAGGGAGATCAAACCGTCATCCATATTCTTTTATCTTTGGATGGATTCAATAGCAATAAATAAGCTTAATAAACATAGGAGAGTTTAATGGACATTCACTCCcatttaattgtttcataacagaaaatttttttgtccactatttcccttatttttaatttcaagcAAAATAATAATCCCTCCGCCCTATATATTTAGTCATATTTGAGGATATGTGTTTTTTATACATAATACACTCcataaaaagggttttctttttgttccactTTTACCCTTAATTATGTGCTGGTCAAAATAAAAAGTAGAAAGCATTCCCATCATATTTGTCTTTATGCATTATTAATGAAGGGTACAAAGGAAATTTCAAAGTATAAAATAGTTATAAATGTCAAACATGACAAACATTTTGggacagcaaaaaaaaaagtataacaCTTTAAATAAGACGGAGGGATAAAGAGTTGACATTTGGGTAAAGCCAAATGAAATCGGCACAGCTAGATTTGGGGATTCATTTCACATTTTTTAAATGATGAAATGAACCACCCGAAACTGAGGTAACTTTATTCGGCTTGACTCATGGTGTCGATTGTACCCTACGTCTAAGGTCTTTAGTTTTGCTGAGGCCCATATTATTAAATTCCCCTTCCATGCTTTAAGTTAACATAGATTATCACTTtgcatcttttatttttgttctattAATTTTGACCCTAAAATCTGTCAAAGTGTCTCAGATCAGTCCAAACAACTCATATTGCAAATAAAAGTGCACTAAAAGATATGCATTTGCTCATTTTATTTACAATTCTTAAGAAATAAATCCCCAACATAACTGAGAAGCCGATATAATGGTGCATATCAACATATTAATTATAGGGTGACAATTCTCAACATGACTCAAAAATATGACTCGAATCTAATACAAAATTAGTAGATATGGTTTTACTCTTCATGGGTTCGGATCAAAATCAAGTTAGACCCGAATATCCACCTGGCAAACAGGTCCAAATCAGATCAAACATAGGTTGACCTGTCTGATCCGTTTAACGTGTAAgtttataatttaataaataaattggaggcataaagtaaataaaagagaaaactAATCAAGGCTAAAAATTAATAGTACGAGAACAGAATCATGAATATTATGCGAAAACAAGATATTTTATTTGTGAAAGCGTCatagttttgtttttgttcttgatttttttggggcacaaaaaggaaaatcaaaaaattactACAAGCACCACATACTAAATCTAGGATTGGGTTGCAATTTTCTATATTCTCAAGAAAACTCCATTGTAGAAAAATCCTCCATACTAATAGGGTGAGAAGGGTGTCTACAACTTGGTGTTCTGTTTCTTGAGTTAATTGCTGGAAACGAAATTAGTAAAATAATTGATTCCCCGGGGAGCTTTAAAGGTGATATGATTGAATGGATATTTAGGAGGTGTTTGGTAAATGATTTACAGCTTTAGATAtgggtttcaaattcaattaTACCCATAGATAATGTTTGTTTATGCCCAAGTGTTTGGAATTCCGCACTGCCGCATGATTCAGATGAGATTAAACAAGCATTTGAGAATGAGATCCTTGAGTTTGACAAAGTTGCAGTTGAATGCATTCATGTTGATTCAGAAAACGGCCGTCTATGCAAAAATTGTACAAAATGTTTAGCAAAATTATAGGGAGCTCGCAAATGATTCAGGGGTACAGGCATTTAAATTGGCTCAGCTAGCTGGACGATTTTCGTGTTGATGTTCAAATTACTATTGTGAAATCCACCAAGTAAACCCCAAGATTGGATGTTTTCTTGAATCATGAGGGAATGTAGTGCGAATTTTCCTTATATTGATGATGAAGCCAACACGGCGGACCAACTCGACAAATTCTGCTGCaagttctcgctagttcaagaCCAAGCAATGCAGGTAGCATATTGCAGCACCTTTTATCACCCTATTAGAAACATCATTCATGAACCTTGTCTGTAGGAGATGGTAACATTTTAGTGAAGGAGGTGCTTTCTAACACTAGTTCTAGCACTTGGGATTTCTCTATTTTATCATTTGTACTCCCTGACTTTATCAAGCGAAGGATTCAAGCCATTCCTAAACAGAGTTATAGTCAAGGTAATTTTCACCTGTTGGTAAGATTGGTTCTGCTACAGCATACAAATTTGCT
This Coffea arabica cultivar ET-39 chromosome 3e, Coffea Arabica ET-39 HiFi, whole genome shotgun sequence DNA region includes the following protein-coding sequences:
- the LOC113737357 gene encoding uncharacterized protein, which translates into the protein MGLDNTIIEKNESSNQDRAKAMIFLRHHLDEGLKIEYLTVKDPLVLRRDLKERFDHLKLIVLPKARYDWLHLRLQDFKSVNEYNSVIFRITSQLSLSGEKVTDEDMLEKTFSTFHVSNMLLQQQYREKGFKKYSELIACLLLVEQNNELLLKNHESRPTGASPFPEANATQFQNSGRGRGRGRRGSRGGGRGRGRGRGRDRSRFVPRENYNHGKQQNISQKRNNNYDQKNGEKKNYEEKCYRCGMEGHWSRTCCTADHLVDLYQASLKKKDKNVETNVIDQKNDYDDGDDADMTHLNVADFFEHPEDVNKYPMIV